One part of the Microlunatus elymi genome encodes these proteins:
- a CDS encoding ABC transporter permease encodes MSATSATPATATRRVMINIAFSQLRRHPGRIVAVLLAVMISVGYLTATLSFLATETAAIGRQLAARTAGADVVVSSDELSARQLGHRVQTVRRTPGVADAELSYQLYGNIDQRSTIELQSLPRLDQLRWAKLTTGSWPTRRNQIAIGKTAAEQQNLGVGGTIRVDLGNGPQTFTVSGITDEQKSLFSGKLQTGFLLPAAIDPQQAQADLLVIGDGSTSANGLAEALDQRLGSKITVQTSAAYGQQQVKDMAQGADVLRNLLLIFGCIALLVGTILIVNTFLILLAQRRRQIGLLRAVGATGRQVRRSVLIEALITGLIGSALGIGLGVGVSAVAAGISGSLAGGLVIPPTVLAAGLIGVLVTVLAAIGPARRATRVSPLEALRPVGDAADTRRGSVISGVVATLLAVVGGGLIVLGLRGEVQTLLVCIAGSALLAVAILVGVKLYFPALLRVIGKITAPLGPVGRLATANTARNPGRAAATGAALMLATGLIVTLQVGSASVKASTSATLDQHYPVDVTVSASTKPLPAGLDQKITKIVGIQSAVVLNKTMITVKPAGQPSRKIPILAGDHAASVINPGAGQVPADRLLLDPVLAQSMGIRSGDRVQVRHGAVRQTMIAEPNRIAADYIGVVSPAVMHRLAPNPTPGAVWAKAAPSADITKITSALNRLLQDQPDLQLSGSLTQKAAYETLLDTLLTIATVLLGVAVVIALIGVGNTLGLSVLERSRESALLRALGLQRRQLRLMLAIEAVLLAFAGAAVGIVAGAFFGWVGSAALGSELDYTTTYFSMSLGQTLAVAGVAIVAGVLASVLPARRAARSAPVDALAET; translated from the coding sequence ATGTCGGCCACCTCGGCGACGCCGGCAACCGCGACCCGGCGGGTCATGATCAACATCGCGTTCAGTCAACTGCGCCGACACCCGGGCCGGATCGTTGCCGTTCTGCTGGCGGTGATGATCAGCGTCGGCTATCTGACCGCCACATTGTCCTTCCTGGCAACGGAAACTGCTGCGATCGGCCGTCAACTGGCGGCCCGGACCGCCGGTGCGGACGTCGTGGTGAGCTCCGACGAACTGTCGGCGAGACAGCTCGGCCACCGGGTGCAAACCGTACGACGCACGCCCGGCGTGGCCGACGCGGAACTCAGCTATCAGCTGTACGGAAACATCGACCAGCGGTCGACCATCGAGCTGCAGAGCCTCCCTCGCCTTGATCAACTGCGCTGGGCGAAACTCACCACCGGCAGTTGGCCGACGCGCAGGAATCAGATCGCGATCGGCAAGACCGCGGCCGAGCAACAGAATCTCGGCGTCGGTGGCACGATCCGAGTTGATCTTGGCAACGGGCCGCAGACGTTCACGGTCAGCGGCATCACCGACGAGCAGAAGTCGCTGTTCTCCGGCAAGCTGCAGACCGGCTTCCTCCTGCCGGCGGCCATCGATCCGCAGCAGGCTCAGGCCGACCTCCTGGTGATCGGCGACGGCTCCACCTCTGCGAACGGCCTGGCGGAGGCGCTCGATCAACGGCTCGGGTCCAAGATCACCGTACAGACCTCGGCGGCCTACGGACAGCAACAGGTCAAGGACATGGCCCAGGGCGCGGACGTCCTGCGCAATCTGTTGTTGATCTTCGGCTGCATTGCTCTGTTGGTCGGCACCATCCTGATCGTCAACACGTTTTTGATCTTGCTCGCCCAGCGCCGTCGGCAGATCGGTCTGCTGCGAGCCGTCGGTGCGACCGGACGGCAGGTGCGCCGCAGCGTACTGATCGAGGCGTTGATCACCGGTCTGATCGGCAGTGCGCTCGGGATCGGCCTCGGCGTCGGTGTCAGTGCCGTCGCTGCCGGGATCAGTGGTTCACTCGCCGGTGGTCTGGTGATTCCGCCGACCGTGCTGGCCGCCGGTCTGATCGGAGTGCTGGTGACGGTGCTGGCCGCGATCGGTCCGGCCCGTCGGGCGACGCGGGTGAGTCCGTTGGAGGCGCTGCGTCCGGTCGGTGACGCCGCCGACACTCGGCGCGGCTCGGTGATCAGTGGAGTAGTCGCCACTCTGCTGGCCGTTGTCGGCGGCGGTCTGATCGTGCTCGGCCTGCGCGGCGAGGTACAAACCCTGCTGGTATGCATCGCCGGATCGGCCCTGCTCGCTGTCGCGATCTTGGTCGGGGTGAAGCTCTACTTCCCGGCATTGCTGCGAGTGATCGGGAAGATCACCGCTCCGCTCGGTCCGGTCGGCCGGCTGGCCACCGCGAACACCGCGCGTAATCCCGGCCGGGCCGCGGCGACCGGGGCGGCGTTGATGCTGGCCACCGGTCTGATCGTCACCCTGCAGGTGGGTTCGGCCAGCGTCAAAGCCAGCACGTCGGCCACGCTCGATCAGCACTACCCGGTCGACGTCACGGTCTCTGCTTCGACGAAGCCGCTGCCCGCCGGTCTGGATCAGAAGATCACCAAGATCGTCGGGATCCAGAGTGCGGTGGTGTTGAACAAGACGATGATCACCGTCAAGCCGGCCGGGCAGCCGTCCCGCAAGATCCCTATCCTGGCCGGGGATCACGCTGCGTCGGTGATCAATCCCGGTGCCGGGCAGGTCCCGGCCGATCGACTGCTGCTCGATCCGGTGTTGGCCCAGTCGATGGGCATCCGCAGCGGTGATCGGGTCCAGGTGCGGCACGGTGCGGTCAGGCAGACCATGATCGCCGAACCCAACCGGATTGCCGCCGACTACATCGGCGTCGTCTCGCCAGCGGTGATGCACCGGCTGGCGCCGAACCCAACCCCGGGCGCGGTCTGGGCGAAGGCCGCGCCGTCGGCCGACATCACCAAGATCACCTCGGCGCTGAATCGACTGCTGCAAGATCAACCGGACCTGCAGCTGAGCGGATCGCTGACCCAGAAGGCCGCGTACGAGACTCTGCTCGACACTCTGCTGACGATCGCCACCGTGCTGCTCGGGGTGGCAGTGGTGATCGCGTTGATCGGTGTCGGCAACACGCTCGGCTTGTCGGTACTCGAACGCAGCCGCGAGTCGGCACTGCTGCGGGCGCTCGGTCTGCAACGCCGACAGCTGCGGCTGATGCTCGCGATCGAGGCGGTGCTGTTGGCCTTCGCCGGTGCCGCCGTCGGCATTGTCGCGGGCGCGTTCTTCGGCTGGGTCGGCTCGGCCGCGCTCGGCAGCGAACTCGACTACACCACGACGTACTTCTCGATGTCGCTCGGCCAGACGCTCGCGGTCGCTGGAGTTGCGATCGTCGCCGGCGTACTGGCTTCGGTACTGCCCGCCCGACGGGCGGCACGGTCCGCGCCGGTCGATGCCTTGGCCGAAACCTGA
- a CDS encoding ABC transporter ATP-binding protein, with protein sequence MSVPVITSPTTRVAARADELIKIYGSGDTAVRALDRVSVAFPAGSFTAIMGPSGSGKSTLMHCLAGLDAPTSGSIVIGDTELTGLSDRRLTTLRRDRVGFVFQSFNLLPTLTARQNILLPVDLAGRRADQHRFSSLVTSLGLEDRLAHRPSELSGGQQQRVAIARALITEPDVVFADEPTGALDSRTAATLLDYLRTSCRDLGQTIVMVTHDPIAASYADRALLLSDGRITESIDGPDTDSVLAAMKRLEA encoded by the coding sequence ATGTCCGTACCCGTGATCACGTCGCCAACGACTCGGGTCGCCGCCCGAGCCGACGAATTGATCAAGATCTACGGCAGCGGAGACACCGCAGTACGGGCGCTGGACCGGGTCAGCGTCGCCTTCCCGGCCGGCAGCTTCACCGCGATCATGGGCCCGTCCGGCTCCGGCAAGTCGACCTTGATGCATTGCCTGGCCGGGCTCGATGCGCCGACCAGCGGCAGCATTGTGATCGGCGACACCGAGCTCACCGGACTGTCCGACCGTCGGCTGACAACGTTGCGGCGGGACCGGGTCGGCTTCGTCTTCCAGTCCTTCAATCTGCTGCCGACCCTGACCGCGCGGCAGAACATCCTGCTGCCGGTTGATCTTGCCGGTCGGCGGGCCGATCAGCATCGGTTCAGTTCGCTGGTCACTTCGCTCGGCCTGGAGGATCGGCTGGCGCATCGCCCGAGCGAGCTGTCCGGCGGGCAGCAGCAGCGGGTGGCAATCGCCCGCGCGTTGATCACCGAGCCCGACGTCGTCTTTGCCGACGAACCCACCGGCGCGCTGGATTCCCGCACCGCGGCAACCTTGCTGGACTATCTGCGGACCTCCTGCCGCGACCTCGGCCAGACCATCGTGATGGTGACCCACGACCCGATCGCCGCGTCCTACGCGGATCGGGCGCTGCTGCTCAGCGACGGCCGGATCACCGAATCGATCGACGGTCCCGACACCGACTCCGTACTGGCCGCGATGAAGCGACTGGAGGCCTGA
- a CDS encoding response regulator: MTKVFLADDQGLVRGGFRMLIEAEDDLEVVGEAADGAGAVKQLLQRPADVVLMDIRMPIMDGVEATRRLVAAGSPTRVLILTTFDLDEYVFAALKAGAAGFLLKDARPEELLSAIRNVAGGDAVVAPSATRRLLAHVVQSLPGEAAGQHDDKVQLLTAREVEVLQQIAAGATNAEIAGTLYMAEGTVKTHIGRLLAKLDCRDRVSLVLFAFEAGLAEPRAARSPQPGS, from the coding sequence ATGACGAAGGTGTTCCTGGCCGATGATCAAGGACTGGTCCGCGGCGGCTTCCGGATGTTGATCGAAGCAGAAGATGATCTTGAGGTGGTCGGTGAGGCGGCCGACGGCGCCGGTGCGGTCAAGCAGTTGCTGCAGCGCCCCGCCGACGTGGTGCTGATGGACATCCGGATGCCGATCATGGACGGCGTCGAGGCGACCCGGCGACTGGTCGCCGCCGGCTCGCCGACCCGGGTGTTGATCTTGACCACTTTTGATCTTGACGAGTACGTGTTCGCGGCGTTGAAGGCGGGAGCGGCCGGCTTCCTGCTGAAGGACGCCCGGCCCGAGGAGCTGCTGTCCGCAATCCGCAACGTGGCCGGCGGTGACGCGGTGGTCGCTCCCAGCGCCACCCGCCGGTTGCTGGCCCACGTCGTGCAGTCGTTGCCCGGCGAGGCAGCCGGCCAACACGACGACAAGGTGCAGCTGCTGACCGCGCGCGAGGTCGAGGTCCTGCAGCAGATCGCCGCCGGCGCGACCAACGCCGAGATCGCCGGCACCCTCTACATGGCCGAAGGAACCGTGAAGACCCACATCGGCCGACTGCTGGCCAAGCTGGACTGCCGGGACCGAGTCAGCCTGGTGCTCTTCGCCTTCGAGGCCGGCCTGGCCGAACCGCGCGCCGCCCGCTCTCCCCAACCCGGCTCCTGA
- a CDS encoding sensor histidine kinase, with product MSYLPDPTASSSGHPVPPDPRASQSTQLSAARERAWRFDLISGLLLTGFCGLFYVSQPALMLASFTLTLPWIIRRRYPRTALAVATVGALGVLVASPMPAVAIITVPLLIYTYARWFDRTLARLALGIGLIGSILGPLRWLVTDSSLREVLVHVGVLMMTVLACAGMVCLAYVLGSRRRERSERAAQSIEARIERERLLAAEQEQRARVASINERNRIARELHDIVAHSLSVIVVQAEGGRALAAKRPQMAPEVFSTIADTSREALSEMRQMVGLLRSGGAPGEGRVDGSSDGYLPTPGLDDLPELVARTADSVELTEYGARPVVSQALGLTVYRVVQESLTNVLKHGGPSARAAVGVTYAPNGIGIRVVDDGHGSQASSDGKGHGLRGMRERVTLHHGTLTAGPRRGSGFEVLAWLPFPTGGAPTAPPSQTGPQFQTGQQLAPGRQPGPIARTGDQRPPVAWQPQPEQPTFTGSVPTSRPTAVEPTAVIPITDEPTQVIALDTEPTQQIPTDVNTDRMINNSMDSLSTTSDPSIRANAPSTVSGHAGDDSQSSGWSPRP from the coding sequence ATGAGCTATCTGCCGGATCCGACCGCCAGCTCGTCCGGGCATCCGGTGCCGCCGGACCCGCGAGCCTCCCAGTCGACCCAGCTCAGCGCCGCTCGGGAGCGCGCCTGGAGATTCGATCTGATCAGTGGCCTGCTGTTGACCGGATTCTGCGGCCTCTTCTACGTCTCCCAGCCGGCCCTGATGCTCGCCTCGTTCACGTTGACACTGCCCTGGATCATCCGCCGCCGCTATCCACGGACCGCGCTGGCCGTCGCCACCGTCGGTGCGCTCGGTGTGCTGGTGGCCTCACCGATGCCGGCTGTGGCGATCATCACCGTGCCGTTGTTGATCTACACCTACGCACGCTGGTTCGACCGTACGCTGGCCCGGCTCGCGCTGGGCATCGGGCTGATCGGCTCGATCCTCGGCCCGCTGCGCTGGCTGGTCACCGATTCGAGTCTGCGTGAGGTCCTGGTCCACGTCGGGGTGCTGATGATGACGGTGCTGGCCTGCGCCGGCATGGTCTGCCTGGCGTACGTGCTGGGCAGCCGCCGGCGGGAACGCTCCGAGCGGGCGGCGCAGTCGATCGAGGCCCGGATCGAGCGGGAACGGCTGCTGGCCGCCGAACAGGAACAACGCGCCCGGGTGGCCAGCATCAACGAGCGGAACCGGATCGCCCGCGAACTGCACGACATCGTCGCGCACTCGCTGTCGGTGATCGTGGTACAGGCCGAGGGCGGCCGGGCACTGGCGGCCAAACGGCCCCAGATGGCGCCCGAGGTGTTCAGCACGATCGCCGACACCAGCCGGGAAGCTCTCAGCGAGATGCGGCAGATGGTCGGCTTGTTGCGCAGTGGCGGCGCGCCGGGTGAGGGCCGGGTCGACGGCAGTTCGGACGGCTATCTGCCGACGCCGGGACTGGACGACCTGCCCGAACTGGTGGCTCGTACCGCCGACAGCGTCGAGTTGACCGAGTACGGTGCCCGTCCGGTCGTCAGCCAGGCGCTCGGCCTGACCGTCTACCGGGTCGTGCAGGAGTCGCTGACCAACGTCCTCAAGCACGGCGGCCCGTCCGCTCGGGCGGCGGTCGGGGTCACCTACGCGCCGAACGGGATCGGCATCCGGGTGGTCGACGACGGCCACGGAAGCCAGGCGAGCAGCGACGGCAAGGGGCACGGGCTGCGCGGCATGCGGGAGCGCGTCACCCTGCATCACGGCACGCTCACCGCCGGACCGCGACGTGGCAGCGGCTTCGAAGTCCTAGCCTGGCTGCCGTTCCCGACGGGCGGCGCCCCGACGGCACCTCCGTCCCAGACCGGCCCGCAGTTCCAGACCGGTCAACAGCTCGCGCCAGGCCGGCAACCGGGGCCGATCGCGCGAACCGGCGACCAACGACCGCCGGTTGCCTGGCAACCACAACCGGAGCAGCCAACCTTCACCGGTTCCGTCCCGACCAGTCGACCGACGGCCGTCGAGCCGACCGCGGTGATCCCGATCACCGACGAACCCACTCAGGTGATCGCCCTCGACACCGAGCCGACCCAGCAGATTCCGACCGACGTCAACACCGACAGGATGATCAACAACTCCATGGACAGCCTCAGCACCACTTCGGATCCCTCGATCCGGGCCAACGCCCCGTCGACAGTCTCGGGACACGCCGGCGACGATTCGCAGTCCTCGGGTTGGAGCCCGCGGCCATGA
- a CDS encoding DLW-39 family protein gives MKKLLFALAVAGGVAVLVRQYNRKTAEADLWAEATDHVSPVGESSRR, from the coding sequence ATGAAGAAGCTTCTGTTCGCCCTGGCCGTTGCCGGCGGCGTCGCGGTGCTGGTCCGGCAGTACAACCGCAAGACCGCCGAGGCGGACCTGTGGGCCGAGGCCACCGACCACGTCAGCCCGGTCGGCGAGTCCAGCCGCCGCTGA
- a CDS encoding MFS transporter produces the protein MPKHRGGRAALAVIGLLLVAACLRSAITSVGPVLDQIGAATGLGSGALGLLAALPLLAFAGMSPLSHLAARRFGTDRMVLVSLGVLAVGLLLRSLPVPGLLWFGTLAIGVGIAVGNVLVPAVVKRDFPTHISRLTGSYTATMNTFAALASGLSVPIAAWAVGGWRTAIGIWIIPAALALIVWAARMRWVPGGDSSVRGRAGVALSGAVDVDHGRPDHAAADSDVDHEEVGHSGRSVAGRRVADPSATVRPMWRSALAWQVTLHMGLQSTVFYTLVNWLPSIEADRGVSAATSGAHLFIYQLVGIGAAFGVSLLMNRRHDQRGIAVLVVSPMIIALLGMLLLPQLVVVWVILAGMTSGSSITLALALIGLRTADASATARLSGMAQGLGYLLAAGGPIAAGAIRGLTGSWLPEIILLLALTVAQGTFGVLAGRNRTIG, from the coding sequence TTGCCGAAGCACCGCGGTGGCCGGGCCGCGCTGGCGGTGATCGGCCTGCTGCTGGTTGCCGCCTGCCTGCGTTCGGCGATCACCTCGGTCGGCCCGGTGCTGGATCAGATCGGTGCCGCGACCGGACTCGGTTCTGGCGCGCTGGGACTGTTGGCGGCGCTGCCGCTGTTGGCCTTCGCCGGCATGTCGCCGCTGTCCCATCTGGCCGCTCGTCGGTTCGGCACCGACCGGATGGTGCTGGTGTCGCTGGGCGTGCTGGCCGTCGGCCTGCTGTTGCGCTCACTGCCGGTGCCCGGGCTGTTGTGGTTCGGCACGCTGGCCATCGGCGTCGGCATCGCCGTCGGCAACGTGCTGGTGCCGGCGGTGGTGAAGCGGGACTTCCCGACGCACATCTCCCGGCTCACCGGCTCCTACACCGCCACCATGAACACCTTTGCTGCGTTGGCATCCGGGCTGTCGGTGCCGATCGCGGCCTGGGCTGTCGGCGGCTGGCGGACCGCGATCGGGATCTGGATCATCCCGGCGGCGTTGGCGTTGATCGTCTGGGCGGCGCGGATGCGGTGGGTGCCGGGCGGTGATTCCTCCGTACGAGGTCGGGCCGGCGTTGCGTTGTCGGGCGCCGTCGATGTTGATCATGGTCGCCCTGATCACGCTGCTGCCGACTCCGATGTTGATCATGAAGAAGTTGGTCACTCCGGCCGGTCGGTCGCCGGCCGGCGGGTCGCGGACCCGTCGGCCACCGTGCGGCCGATGTGGCGGTCGGCGCTGGCCTGGCAGGTCACCCTGCACATGGGCCTGCAGTCCACCGTCTTCTACACCCTGGTGAACTGGCTGCCGTCGATCGAGGCCGATCGTGGCGTGTCGGCAGCCACGTCCGGTGCGCACCTGTTCATCTACCAGCTGGTGGGGATCGGGGCGGCGTTCGGCGTCAGCCTGTTGATGAATCGGCGTCACGACCAGCGGGGGATCGCGGTCTTGGTCGTGTCGCCGATGATCATCGCGTTGCTGGGCATGCTGTTGTTGCCACAACTGGTGGTGGTGTGGGTGATCTTGGCCGGGATGACGTCCGGGAGTTCGATCACGTTGGCGTTGGCGCTGATCGGGTTGCGCACCGCGGACGCGTCCGCCACGGCGCGGCTGTCGGGGATGGCGCAGGGGTTGGGTTATTTGCTGGCGGCCGGTGGTCCGATTGCTGCCGGTGCGATCCGCGGGTTGACCGGCAGTTGGCTGCCGGAGATCATCTTGCTGCTGGCGTTGACCGTGGCGCAGGGAACGTTCGGCGTGTTGGCCGGCCGGAATCGTACGATCGGCTGA
- a CDS encoding DUF3592 domain-containing protein, whose amino-acid sequence MTSSDLVFRLLPLAFLVGGILMLIFGVRTAVGVRHRRLTWLRYQGEAFDYVWDNSGDSSTQHWMIRWIDNQGVQRTARNPYGVSGGTLKSFPFPVEILVNPDDPRQGQVAGGAQSGLTVAIAFIAAGVVFALVGAVWSVSTLIN is encoded by the coding sequence ATGACCAGCTCGGATCTGGTGTTTCGGCTGCTGCCGTTGGCTTTCCTGGTCGGCGGCATCCTGATGTTGATCTTCGGGGTTCGGACCGCCGTCGGCGTTCGGCATCGTCGGCTGACCTGGCTGCGGTACCAGGGTGAGGCATTCGATTACGTGTGGGACAACAGCGGTGACAGCTCCACCCAGCACTGGATGATCCGCTGGATCGACAACCAGGGTGTGCAGCGAACCGCACGTAACCCGTACGGCGTCTCCGGCGGCACGCTGAAGAGTTTTCCTTTCCCGGTTGAGATTCTGGTCAATCCGGACGACCCTCGGCAGGGGCAGGTGGCCGGCGGCGCACAGTCCGGGCTGACCGTCGCGATCGCGTTCATCGCGGCGGGCGTGGTTTTCGCGCTGGTCGGCGCGGTGTGGTCGGTTTCCACCTTGATCAACTAG
- a CDS encoding Fe-S cluster assembly protein HesB encodes MLTLTENASNVVTTIVDKQIQSEDAGLRISGPTDGAFAIAAVPSPEPGDTLVESGDAKVYLEQSATEVLDDKILDAQVTEAGDVQFQLAQQG; translated from the coding sequence ATGCTCACCCTCACCGAGAACGCAAGCAACGTCGTCACCACCATCGTCGACAAGCAGATCCAGTCCGAGGATGCGGGATTGCGGATCAGCGGACCGACCGACGGGGCCTTCGCCATCGCGGCGGTGCCGTCGCCCGAGCCGGGGGACACCCTGGTGGAGAGCGGTGACGCCAAGGTCTATCTGGAACAGAGCGCGACCGAGGTCTTGGACGACAAGATCCTCGACGCCCAGGTCACCGAAGCCGGTGACGTGCAGTTCCAACTCGCCCAGCAGGGCTGA
- a CDS encoding NUDIX hydrolase yields MTEGGGAADWTARFPGLFARGYVDYANADVDFFVGEPPDELIARIHCIATDSAGRVIVCRSEQEWRFLPGGTREPDEPIAETVARELLEEAGAKVTGEPVIFAAQVATSRNEGPYRPHMPHPLSYWAFALTTADLIHPPTNPADGEHVVEVLALPVDEAVRWLAVHDQTAADVVRLAAAMGLLTSPNGS; encoded by the coding sequence GTGACCGAGGGCGGCGGGGCGGCGGACTGGACAGCGCGATTTCCGGGGCTGTTTGCGCGTGGGTACGTCGACTATGCCAACGCCGATGTCGACTTCTTCGTCGGCGAGCCTCCGGACGAGTTGATCGCGCGGATCCACTGCATCGCCACCGATTCCGCCGGCCGCGTGATCGTGTGTCGCAGCGAGCAGGAGTGGCGATTCCTGCCCGGCGGCACCCGCGAACCCGACGAGCCGATCGCCGAGACCGTCGCCCGCGAACTGCTGGAGGAAGCCGGGGCAAAGGTGACCGGTGAACCGGTGATCTTCGCCGCGCAGGTCGCCACCAGCCGCAACGAGGGCCCGTACCGGCCGCACATGCCACATCCCTTGTCCTACTGGGCTTTCGCGCTCACCACCGCCGACCTCATCCACCCGCCGACCAACCCCGCCGACGGCGAACACGTGGTCGAGGTCCTCGCACTCCCCGTCGACGAAGCCGTCCGCTGGCTGGCCGTCCACGACCAAACCGCTGCCGACGTAGTCCGCCTGGCCGCCGCGATGGGCCTCCTGACATCGCCCAACGGTTCCTGA
- a CDS encoding nucleoside hydrolase: protein MSVPIVLDCDTGIDDSLALLYLLGHPGVELAAVLSTAGNVPVDQVVANNLAWLELCGRGDVEVCRGAEAPLAIDLRTCEDTHGPQGIGYAERPLNSRTASERGAADAWIELTRERPGELIGLVIGPCTNLALAIRRDPDLPRRLKRLVIMGGCVNYPGNTTPVAEWNVLVDPEAAHEVLTAFGTNGAPRPILCGLNLTEQIVMTPQHLARLAEVAGSAPVEVAGVDDVRGIRSGASNSIVRRLTDALRFYFEFHQDHDGGYFAHVHDPFAAAVAIDPSIVHTRPAVLDVELTGTLTRGQVVADEDGFWGREPNALIAERTDVDAFFEDLVRTVGTLARDRGPGPAARA, encoded by the coding sequence GTGAGTGTGCCGATCGTGCTGGACTGTGACACCGGGATCGACGATTCGCTGGCACTGCTGTATCTGCTCGGGCATCCCGGCGTGGAGTTGGCCGCGGTGCTGTCCACGGCGGGCAACGTGCCGGTGGATCAGGTGGTCGCCAACAACCTTGCCTGGCTGGAACTCTGCGGCCGCGGCGACGTCGAGGTGTGCCGCGGTGCGGAGGCGCCGCTGGCGATCGACTTACGGACCTGCGAGGACACCCACGGGCCGCAGGGCATCGGATACGCGGAGCGGCCGCTGAATTCTCGAACGGCTTCGGAACGCGGCGCGGCCGATGCGTGGATCGAGCTGACCCGGGAACGTCCGGGCGAGCTGATCGGGCTGGTGATCGGACCTTGCACCAATCTGGCGTTGGCGATTCGACGCGATCCCGACCTGCCGCGGCGGCTGAAGCGGTTGGTGATCATGGGCGGCTGCGTCAACTACCCGGGCAACACAACGCCGGTCGCCGAGTGGAATGTGCTGGTCGATCCCGAGGCTGCTCACGAGGTGCTCACCGCGTTCGGTACGAACGGTGCGCCGCGGCCGATTCTGTGTGGTCTCAATCTGACCGAACAGATCGTGATGACACCGCAGCATCTGGCCCGGCTCGCGGAGGTCGCGGGCAGTGCGCCGGTTGAGGTCGCCGGCGTTGACGACGTCCGCGGGATCCGTTCCGGAGCAAGCAATTCGATTGTCAGGAGGTTGACGGATGCGCTGCGGTTCTACTTCGAGTTTCATCAAGATCACGACGGCGGCTACTTCGCTCACGTGCACGATCCGTTCGCGGCGGCGGTCGCCATCGATCCGTCGATCGTGCACACCCGGCCTGCCGTGCTCGACGTCGAACTCACCGGCACGCTCACTCGCGGGCAGGTGGTTGCCGACGAGGACGGCTTCTGGGGTCGCGAGCCGAATGCGCTGATCGCGGAACGCACCGACGTCGATGCCTTCTTCGAGGACCTGGTCCGCACGGTCGGGACGCTGGCGCGGGATCGAGGTCCGGGTCCGGCCGCGCGAGCTTGA
- the istB gene encoding IS21-like element helper ATPase IstB, whose product MNSLTSDRIRDHATKLGLTHLTESIGPLVDRAEQAQLGYLDFIDLLLGEEVGLREGRRFRNALRLSGLPHHKTLDDFDFAFQPDLDVRKVRDLATLEFARTKSNVVLLGPPGVGKTMIAVALAVAACQAGFSIYFTTLDDLVRKLRAADTTGRFNRQLATYLRPAVLIVDEVGYLPLDRAEANMVFQLVSRRYERGSMIITSNKAFTEWGSVLGDDVLATAILDRLLHHCDVININGPSYRLKDRFNLTTGGETMP is encoded by the coding sequence GTGAACAGCCTGACCAGCGACCGGATCCGTGACCACGCCACCAAACTCGGACTGACCCACCTGACCGAATCGATCGGCCCACTGGTCGACCGCGCCGAGCAAGCCCAACTGGGCTACCTCGACTTCATCGACCTGCTCCTGGGAGAAGAAGTCGGCCTGCGCGAGGGCCGCAGGTTCCGCAACGCCCTACGCCTGTCCGGCCTGCCCCACCACAAAACCCTCGACGACTTCGACTTCGCCTTCCAACCCGACCTCGACGTCCGCAAGGTCCGCGACCTGGCCACCCTGGAGTTCGCCCGCACCAAATCCAATGTGGTCCTCCTCGGCCCACCCGGCGTCGGGAAAACCATGATCGCCGTCGCCCTCGCGGTCGCCGCCTGCCAAGCCGGGTTCTCCATCTACTTCACCACCCTGGACGACCTGGTCCGCAAACTCCGCGCCGCCGACACCACCGGCCGGTTCAACCGCCAACTCGCCACCTACCTCCGACCCGCGGTCCTGATCGTCGACGAAGTCGGCTACCTCCCCCTGGACCGGGCCGAAGCCAACATGGTCTTCCAACTCGTCTCCCGCCGCTACGAACGCGGCTCCATGATCATCACCTCGAACAAGGCCTTCACCGAATGGGGCAGCGTCCTGGGCGACGACGTCCTAGCCACCGCCATCCTCGACCGACTCCTACACCACTGCGACGTCATCAACATCAACGGACCCTCCTACCGACTCAAAGACCGCTTCAACCTCACCACCGGAGGAGAAACCATGCCATGA